From one Spirochaetota bacterium genomic stretch:
- a CDS encoding metal-dependent transcriptional regulator, translating to MSLSQSTEDYLEAVYLLENEGTPTVTALSERLKVKKPSVVHALNTLSARRYIDKEHYGRVTLTASGRRAAKAIFDRHVLIKNFLTSVLGISEANADKDACAMEHVLTPEALKKIAAYTKGQQ from the coding sequence ATGAGCCTGTCCCAGAGCACCGAGGATTATCTCGAAGCCGTCTATCTCCTCGAGAACGAGGGTACACCCACGGTGACCGCGCTTTCAGAGCGCCTTAAGGTCAAGAAGCCTTCCGTGGTACATGCGCTCAATACGCTCTCCGCGCGCCGATACATCGATAAAGAACATTATGGGCGCGTTACGCTTACCGCCTCCGGGCGCCGTGCCGCGAAAGCGATATTCGACCGCCATGTCCTTATCAAGAATTTCCTCACCTCCGTGCTCGGCATTTCCGAAGCGAACGCGGACAAGGATGCCTGCGCCATGGAGCACGTGCTCACACCGGAAGCACTGAAGAAAATCGCGGCGTACACCAAGGGACAGCAATGA
- a CDS encoding FeoA family protein, with the protein MRLSDIPSGKAFVIQEVVVEQPDIRKRLIDMGFVRGAEGTITRTAPLGDPIEMHIMGYDLSLRRIEADGILVAPELRRRGKDRRRNRVRSRRRSDSTGKA; encoded by the coding sequence ATGAGACTGAGCGATATACCATCCGGCAAGGCGTTCGTGATACAGGAGGTCGTCGTCGAACAGCCGGATATACGCAAGCGCCTCATCGATATGGGGTTCGTCCGCGGTGCCGAGGGCACTATCACGCGCACCGCCCCGCTCGGCGACCCCATCGAAATGCACATCATGGGCTATGATCTCTCGCTGCGCCGGATAGAAGCGGACGGCATCCTTGTTGCTCCAGAGCTCCGCCGTCGCGGCAAAGATCGTCGCCGCAACCGCGTGCGCAGCCGCCGCCGCTCCGATAGTACGGGGAAAGCATGA
- the feoB gene encoding ferrous iron transport protein B: protein MKRKKKHITIALAGNPNAGKTTIFNALTGSREHVGNYAGVTVEKKEGIIKRNDITIRIFDLPGTYSLTAYSLDEVVARDSIIDEKPDVIIDVIDSTNLERNLYLCLQFQEMSVPIVGALNMSDEAEMQGIIIDEEHLSRVLGIPMVKTVGSREKNIDALLDLAIRTARGPKAEREVDYGREVEQELRKLSDAIKSDASFSSRYDARWTAIKLLEKDTNVLKKISGHGQPERVEAQVQKGIRWLEKHFNESADVIIAEQRYAYIRGAVRESVRSARRIPGASFTDRIDRVLLNRIAGLPIFLLIVWGMFQLTFTLGEFPMHLIESFFSWLASFAVAVLPDTMFRSLLVDGVIGGVGGILTFLPNILLLFLCISFLEDTGYMARAAFLMDRVMHRVGLHGQSFIPLLTGFGCSVPAILAARTLRNEKDRITTILIIPLMSCGAKLPVYTLLIGAFFAPSVSGNVLFSIYLIGVLLAVIMAILFRGILFRGESSPFVMELPPYRLPTVRAVLTHIGERAWIYIRKAGTLILAASVLIWFLTSFPKPDASAKGPPVSAVEASFAGRIGKFIEPAIHPLGFDWKTGIALITGFVAKETIVSTMGTIYKVEGDETASLRKALAADKHFNPLIAFCLMIFVLIYVPCLTTLAVVKQELGSYKWVAFFIAYTTMLAWVVTFLIYAAGRFLGLGA, encoded by the coding sequence ATGAAGCGGAAGAAAAAGCATATCACGATAGCGCTTGCCGGGAACCCCAACGCCGGGAAGACGACGATATTCAATGCGTTGACCGGTTCGCGCGAGCATGTGGGCAATTACGCCGGCGTCACCGTTGAAAAGAAAGAAGGCATCATTAAGCGCAACGACATAACGATACGCATTTTCGATCTGCCCGGCACCTACAGTCTTACCGCCTATTCGCTCGACGAGGTCGTTGCGCGCGACTCCATCATCGATGAAAAGCCCGATGTGATCATCGATGTGATCGATTCGACCAATCTTGAACGCAATCTCTATCTCTGTCTGCAGTTCCAGGAGATGAGCGTGCCGATCGTGGGAGCGCTCAATATGAGCGATGAAGCGGAGATGCAGGGCATCATCATCGATGAGGAACACCTTTCGCGCGTGCTCGGCATCCCCATGGTGAAGACCGTCGGCAGCCGCGAAAAGAACATTGATGCGCTCCTCGACTTGGCGATACGTACGGCCCGCGGACCGAAGGCGGAACGCGAGGTCGATTACGGTCGCGAGGTGGAGCAGGAGCTCAGGAAATTATCGGATGCTATCAAAAGCGATGCATCGTTCTCCTCGCGATACGATGCGCGATGGACGGCGATAAAGCTCCTGGAAAAGGATACGAATGTCCTTAAGAAAATTTCCGGTCATGGACAGCCGGAGCGGGTGGAGGCGCAGGTACAGAAGGGCATACGCTGGCTCGAGAAGCATTTCAACGAGTCCGCCGATGTCATCATCGCCGAGCAGCGGTATGCCTACATACGCGGTGCGGTACGCGAATCGGTACGGTCAGCCAGGCGCATACCGGGGGCATCGTTCACCGACCGCATCGACCGCGTGCTCCTTAACCGCATCGCGGGACTCCCGATATTCCTGCTTATCGTGTGGGGCATGTTCCAATTGACGTTCACACTCGGTGAATTCCCCATGCACCTTATCGAATCGTTTTTTTCCTGGCTCGCTTCGTTCGCCGTCGCGGTACTTCCGGATACCATGTTCCGATCGCTCCTCGTCGACGGCGTCATCGGCGGTGTCGGCGGCATATTGACATTCCTCCCGAACATCCTCCTCCTCTTCCTCTGCATATCCTTCCTCGAGGACACGGGTTATATGGCGCGCGCGGCATTCCTCATGGACAGGGTCATGCACCGCGTCGGGCTCCACGGGCAGTCGTTCATACCGCTCCTCACCGGATTCGGCTGCTCCGTACCGGCGATACTCGCGGCGCGTACTCTGCGCAACGAAAAGGACCGCATCACGACGATACTCATCATACCGCTCATGAGCTGCGGGGCAAAGCTCCCTGTGTACACGCTCCTCATCGGGGCGTTCTTCGCGCCCTCGGTGAGCGGCAATGTGCTCTTCTCCATCTATCTCATCGGGGTGCTCCTCGCCGTCATCATGGCGATACTCTTCCGCGGCATATTGTTCCGCGGCGAATCGAGCCCCTTCGTTATGGAATTACCGCCCTATCGCCTGCCGACGGTACGCGCGGTGCTTACCCACATCGGTGAACGCGCCTGGATCTATATACGCAAGGCCGGCACCCTGATACTTGCCGCTTCGGTGCTCATCTGGTTCCTCACGAGCTTTCCGAAGCCGGACGCATCGGCCAAAGGCCCGCCGGTAAGCGCGGTGGAAGCGAGCTTCGCCGGACGCATCGGGAAATTCATAGAGCCGGCGATACATCCGCTCGGGTTCGACTGGAAGACAGGGATAGCGCTCATTACCGGTTTCGTCGCGAAAGAGACCATCGTATCGACGATGGGCACTATCTATAAGGTCGAAGGTGATGAAACAGCATCGCTCCGGAAAGCATTGGCCGCGGATAAGCATTTCAACCCGCTCATCGCGTTCTGTCTCATGATCTTCGTCCTCATCTACGTGCCGTGCCTGACCACGCTTGCCGTCGTCAAACAGGAATTGGGTTCATACAAATGGGTGGCGTTCTTCATCGCCTATACGACCATGCTCGCCTGGGTCGTCACATTCCTTATCTATGCTGCGGGGCGCTTCCTTGGCCTTGGCGCGTAG